One genomic region from Geoalkalibacter sp. encodes:
- a CDS encoding tetratricopeptide repeat protein encodes MTLMSFLLLVILFLVFFIYFAYLNPDAVTFYYFSGKAFTVSPVVLVVAAILLGLIFGLLAYSWALTSTRMRDWRKERKDKKIRENFAMYREGVGRLLSGDLKKARVLLQKALDQEPRRSDTLIAMASLCLQEGKPQEGVNHLLKAREYEPRSLEVLFKLAGTYEELGQDVEAEQVYGEILGIDKDNRKAMRGVRDLAMKQGRWREALDLQKRLIKVSQGSPRLAEEKKKLLYIKYEIACMDLAAGQIEPAKAEFTEVIRQDPEFVPARVSLGDANRQQGRKDDAARIWQEGYRSLRRGIFLARLEDLYLEAEDPASLLAFYRNALAQNDTDVILRLYYARLCLRLELVEEAAEHVFALESAGADHPLVHFLAAEVHRRRRRIDEALDEYRLAMGMDNRLQVTFECESCGETYPEWLSRCTACGLWGSLVLSGRSDLGTITPLDRGAIPHGGL; translated from the coding sequence ATGACCCTGATGTCCTTCCTGCTGCTTGTCATTCTGTTTCTCGTCTTTTTCATTTATTTCGCCTATCTCAACCCCGACGCCGTCACCTTCTATTATTTCAGCGGCAAGGCGTTCACCGTTTCGCCGGTGGTGCTGGTGGTGGCGGCGATTCTCCTCGGCCTGATCTTTGGGCTGCTGGCCTATTCCTGGGCCCTGACCAGCACCCGCATGCGCGACTGGCGCAAGGAGCGCAAGGACAAGAAAATCCGGGAGAATTTCGCCATGTATCGCGAAGGGGTGGGGCGCCTGCTGTCGGGGGACCTGAAAAAAGCCCGGGTGCTGCTGCAGAAGGCCCTGGATCAGGAGCCGCGGCGCAGCGACACGCTGATCGCCATGGCCAGCCTGTGCCTGCAGGAAGGAAAGCCCCAGGAGGGCGTGAATCATCTGCTCAAGGCGCGCGAGTATGAGCCGCGCAGCCTCGAGGTGCTGTTCAAGCTGGCCGGAACCTACGAGGAGTTGGGGCAGGACGTCGAGGCCGAGCAGGTCTACGGGGAAATTCTCGGCATCGACAAGGACAACCGCAAGGCCATGCGCGGCGTGCGCGACCTGGCCATGAAGCAGGGGCGCTGGCGCGAGGCCCTCGATCTGCAGAAACGCCTGATCAAGGTGTCCCAGGGCAGTCCGCGCCTTGCCGAGGAAAAGAAGAAGCTGCTCTACATCAAGTATGAAATCGCCTGCATGGATCTGGCGGCCGGGCAAATCGAGCCGGCCAAGGCCGAGTTCACCGAGGTGATCCGCCAGGATCCCGAATTCGTCCCGGCGCGGGTGTCCCTGGGCGACGCCAACCGGCAGCAGGGGCGCAAGGACGATGCCGCGCGCATCTGGCAGGAAGGCTACCGCAGTCTGCGGCGGGGCATCTTTCTGGCGCGTCTGGAAGATCTCTATCTGGAAGCCGAGGATCCCGCCAGCCTGTTGGCCTTCTATCGCAACGCCCTGGCGCAGAACGACACGGACGTGATCCTGCGCCTGTACTACGCCCGGCTGTGCCTGCGGCTGGAACTGGTGGAGGAGGCCGCGGAACACGTGTTCGCCCTGGAAAGCGCCGGTGCCGACCATCCGCTGGTGCACTTTCTTGCCGCCGAGGTGCATCGGCGTCGTCGTCGCATCGACGAAGCCCTCGACGAGTACCGCCTGGCCATGGGCATGGACAACCGTCTGCAGGTCACTTTTGAATGCGAAAGCTGCGGCGAGACTTATCCCGAGTGGCTCAGCCGCTGCACCGCCTGCGGGCTCTGGGGCAGTCTGGTGCTGAGCGGGCGCAGCGATCTGGGTACCATCACGCCCCTGGATCGCGGCGCGATTCCCCACGGAGGGCTCTAG
- the gpmI gene encoding 2,3-bisphosphoglycerate-independent phosphoglycerate mutase, with the protein MVGARKRPVALVILDGWGINPQCDENAVCKARTPRLDQLFAEFPHTRIGASGMDVGLPDGQMGNSEVGHLNIGAGRIVYQDLTRISKSIADGDFFTNPVLLDALAKVRRTGGKLHLMGLLSDGGVHSHNTHLYALLQLAKQQGLDRVFVHAFLDGRDTPPRSAVDFLAELETQIEHIGCGRVAGIIGRYYAMDRDNRWDRVERAYRALTEGVGTPAASSAEAIRAAYAAEQGDEFVEPRVIQIEGRPVGTVDDGDAVIFFNFRSDRARELTRAFTVGDFQGFARRKHPALAAYVCMTEYDATFALPVAFAPVALTNLLGEVVAGAGLRQLRIAETEKYAHVTFFFNGGNEEPFPGEDRCLIPSPRDVATYDQKPAMSAVEVTDEVVRRVQADTYDLIVLNYANCDMVGHTGILSAAVAAMETVDACVGRVVDAVLQQGGALLITADHGNCEQMSDGHGGAHTAHTSNPVPLILVDDDRRAARLRSGILADLAPTVLALMELPVPGEMTGKSLLAS; encoded by the coding sequence ATGGTTGGCGCGCGCAAACGGCCGGTGGCCCTGGTGATCCTCGATGGCTGGGGGATCAATCCCCAGTGCGACGAAAACGCCGTGTGCAAGGCGCGCACGCCGCGTCTCGATCAGCTGTTCGCCGAATTTCCCCATACCCGCATCGGCGCCTCGGGCATGGACGTCGGGCTTCCCGACGGCCAGATGGGCAACTCGGAAGTCGGCCACCTCAATATCGGCGCCGGGCGCATCGTCTATCAGGATCTCACCCGCATCAGCAAGAGCATCGCCGACGGCGATTTCTTCACCAATCCGGTGCTTCTCGACGCCCTGGCCAAAGTTCGGCGCACGGGAGGTAAGCTGCATCTTATGGGCCTGCTCTCCGACGGCGGCGTCCATTCCCACAACACTCACCTCTACGCGCTGCTGCAACTGGCCAAGCAGCAAGGCCTCGATCGGGTCTTCGTGCATGCTTTTCTCGACGGGCGCGACACCCCGCCGCGCAGCGCCGTCGATTTTCTGGCTGAACTGGAAACGCAGATCGAGCACATCGGCTGTGGCCGCGTGGCCGGCATCATCGGCCGCTATTACGCCATGGATCGCGACAATCGCTGGGATCGCGTCGAGCGGGCCTATCGCGCGCTTACCGAAGGCGTCGGCACGCCTGCCGCGAGCAGCGCGGAGGCGATTCGCGCGGCCTATGCCGCCGAGCAGGGCGATGAATTCGTCGAGCCGCGCGTCATTCAGATCGAGGGGCGGCCGGTGGGCACGGTGGATGACGGCGATGCCGTGATCTTTTTCAATTTCCGCAGCGATCGCGCCCGTGAACTGACCCGCGCCTTCACCGTCGGCGATTTTCAGGGGTTTGCGCGGCGCAAGCATCCGGCTTTGGCCGCCTATGTGTGCATGACCGAGTATGATGCCACTTTCGCCCTGCCCGTCGCCTTCGCCCCCGTCGCGCTGACCAACCTGCTCGGCGAGGTGGTGGCCGGGGCCGGTCTGCGGCAACTGCGCATCGCCGAAACGGAAAAGTATGCCCATGTCACCTTCTTCTTCAACGGCGGCAACGAGGAGCCTTTTCCCGGCGAGGATCGCTGCTTGATTCCCTCGCCGCGCGACGTGGCGACCTACGATCAGAAACCGGCCATGAGCGCCGTGGAGGTGACCGACGAGGTCGTGCGGCGGGTGCAGGCCGACACCTATGATCTGATCGTGCTCAACTACGCCAACTGCGACATGGTCGGTCACACCGGCATTCTCTCCGCGGCGGTGGCGGCCATGGAAACCGTCGATGCCTGCGTCGGCCGGGTGGTGGATGCCGTTCTGCAGCAGGGCGGCGCGCTGCTCATCACCGCCGATCACGGCAATTGCGAGCAGATGAGCGACGGGCACGGCGGAGCGCACACCGCCCATACCTCGAACCCCGTTCCGCTGATTCTCGTCGATGACGACCGCCGTGCCGCGCGCCTTCGTTCGGGGATTCTGGCCGATCTCGCCCCCACGGTGCTTGCGCTCATGGAACTGCCCGTGCCCGGTGAGATGACCGGAAAATCCCTGCTGGCGAGCTGA
- a CDS encoding ComF family protein yields MSLPRFLPPFFGSLLRLLLPPCCPFCEALLEDQAGFSSGFCAVCRESFRSPASPCCPRCCLPYPTQGGTDHLCEPCQRREPPFCWVAAAALYEGELREAVHRFKFGGRLDLDRPLGRLMLERLGERLRAFAPQAVVAVPLHPRRLRERGYNQALLLARVLGKELGVAVPSAGLVRSRETQSQQRLSRDERWRNLQGIFVAGAGIAGRRILLVDDVVTTGATAAECARSLLAAGAASVAVAALARAPRHGRPVIQA; encoded by the coding sequence TTGTCCCTGCCTCGTTTCCTGCCTCCCTTTTTCGGCAGCCTGTTGCGCCTGCTTCTGCCGCCCTGCTGCCCTTTCTGCGAGGCTCTCCTGGAAGATCAGGCGGGTTTTTCCTCCGGGTTCTGCGCCGTCTGTCGCGAAAGTTTCCGTTCCCCGGCTTCGCCTTGTTGCCCGCGTTGCTGCCTGCCCTATCCCACCCAAGGGGGGACGGATCATCTCTGCGAGCCTTGTCAGCGGCGCGAACCGCCATTTTGCTGGGTGGCGGCGGCCGCTCTCTATGAAGGGGAGCTGCGCGAGGCGGTGCATCGCTTCAAGTTCGGAGGGCGCCTGGATCTGGATCGGCCCCTGGGGCGTCTCATGCTCGAGCGGCTCGGCGAGCGCCTGCGCGCCTTTGCGCCGCAGGCGGTGGTGGCGGTGCCGCTGCATCCCCGGCGGTTGCGCGAGCGCGGCTACAACCAGGCGCTGCTCCTGGCGCGGGTCCTGGGCAAGGAACTCGGCGTGGCGGTGCCGTCCGCCGGCCTGGTGCGGTCGCGGGAGACGCAAAGTCAGCAGCGCCTCTCCCGGGATGAGCGCTGGCGCAACCTGCAAGGGATCTTTGTCGCCGGTGCTGGGATCGCGGGGCGCAGAATCCTGCTGGTGGACGATGTCGTGACGACGGGGGCCACCGCGGCTGAATGCGCACGGTCGCTGCTTGCCGCGGGAGCCGCGAGCGTGGCGGTTGCGGCCTTGGCGCGCGCACCCCGCCATGGACGGCCGGTGATCCAGGCATAA
- a CDS encoding PAS domain-containing sensor histidine kinase: MTVQSSSFLSALSLTGILESLPFGLFLVDCNQQIVYWNPAAARITGFAAAEAVGRHCSFLEGIPCGRRCGLFDPKVPKPVTGVVCSIRGRDGRRITLSKSVDLLRGADGAVIGGVESFVDISLMTELEKQLRRHALEREQEVRKRTRELEAERAQLREVNRELEAFAATVAHDLRTPLTPIIGYAEFLQEQYAECLDAQARNVLSEIQSQGRRMLHLMEDLLTLARLGRLDPPREPVPLAEVLAEVLAELRAAREAAGLDIRIGTLPHLALPRTLLSELLANLIGNALRYAGPQGGPIEIDRPPQGGRRFFVRDHGPGVAPEETERIFDPFYRGTHSKSLGGTGIGLTIARKVVRLYGGRIWVEETPGGGATFQVEFPEAD, encoded by the coding sequence ATGACGGTTCAATCGAGTTCCTTTCTCTCCGCACTTTCCCTCACCGGGATCCTGGAAAGCCTACCCTTCGGTCTGTTTCTGGTCGATTGCAATCAGCAAATCGTCTACTGGAACCCGGCCGCCGCGCGCATCACCGGCTTTGCCGCCGCCGAGGCGGTGGGCCGGCATTGCTCCTTTCTCGAGGGCATCCCCTGCGGACGGCGCTGCGGCCTGTTTGATCCCAAGGTGCCCAAGCCGGTGACGGGGGTGGTCTGTTCCATCCGGGGGCGTGACGGACGGCGCATCACCCTGAGCAAAAGTGTCGATCTGCTGCGCGGCGCCGACGGCGCGGTGATCGGCGGCGTCGAGTCCTTCGTCGATATCAGCCTCATGACGGAACTGGAAAAGCAGTTGCGGCGTCATGCCCTGGAGCGCGAACAGGAGGTGCGCAAGCGCACCCGCGAACTCGAGGCGGAGCGCGCGCAGTTGCGCGAGGTCAATCGCGAGTTGGAGGCTTTCGCCGCCACCGTCGCGCATGACCTGCGCACGCCCCTGACGCCCATCATCGGCTATGCCGAGTTTCTTCAGGAACAATACGCCGAGTGTCTTGACGCCCAGGCCCGGAACGTCCTCAGCGAGATCCAAAGCCAGGGGCGGCGCATGCTCCATCTCATGGAAGACCTGCTGACCCTGGCGCGCTTGGGACGCCTGGACCCGCCCCGGGAACCGGTGCCCCTGGCGGAAGTCCTCGCCGAAGTTCTTGCTGAACTGCGCGCCGCGCGCGAGGCGGCGGGTCTCGACATTCGCATCGGCACCCTGCCGCACCTGGCTCTGCCCCGCACCCTGCTCAGCGAACTGCTCGCCAACCTGATCGGCAACGCCCTGCGGTATGCCGGCCCCCAGGGCGGCCCCATTGAAATCGACCGCCCTCCCCAGGGCGGGCGGCGGTTCTTCGTGCGCGACCACGGTCCCGGGGTGGCGCCGGAGGAGACCGAGCGGATTTTCGATCCCTTCTATCGCGGTACCCACTCCAAGAGCCTCGGCGGCACCGGCATCGGCTTGACCATCGCGCGCAAGGTGGTACGGCTTTATGGCGGGCGCATCTGGGTGGAGGAGACGCCGGGCGGCGGCGCTACCTTTCAGGTCGAATTTCCCGAAGCCGACTGA
- a CDS encoding chemotaxis protein: MGLLEKQEILLESGTNEVEIIEFYLGSQSFGINVHKLREIVPYEAEAVTTLPESGPSMKGMLLLRGKTVPLIDLGCHLRKRETAVEGRKVVLVCEFNREVNSFLVDGVNQIHRISWKDVKPLDDFFTPYKPRFTGCITVDGREVMIVDLEHVITEIFPEQTIMNTEDQVAAVDDFKRGSRQEVRILVAEDSTIIRNQMVSILKNAGYVQVSTFINGEECYNGLQLLKAEAAHQGRDLRAFADLLISDIEMPSLDGLTLCKRIKSDPVLKNLTVIMFSSLINDQLAHKCDEVGADGHISKPQIHALVQMIDDYCLK; the protein is encoded by the coding sequence ATGGGATTGCTGGAAAAACAGGAAATTCTTCTCGAAAGCGGGACCAACGAGGTCGAGATCATCGAGTTCTATCTCGGCAGCCAGTCCTTCGGCATCAACGTGCACAAGCTGCGCGAGATCGTGCCCTACGAGGCCGAGGCGGTCACCACCCTCCCCGAAAGCGGTCCCTCCATGAAGGGCATGCTGCTGCTGCGCGGCAAGACCGTGCCGCTCATCGACCTGGGTTGTCACCTGCGCAAGCGCGAGACGGCGGTCGAGGGACGCAAGGTGGTGCTGGTGTGCGAATTCAACCGCGAGGTCAACAGCTTCCTGGTCGATGGCGTCAATCAGATTCACCGTATTTCCTGGAAGGACGTCAAGCCCCTGGATGATTTCTTCACGCCCTACAAGCCGCGCTTTACGGGGTGCATCACGGTGGATGGCCGCGAGGTGATGATCGTCGACCTGGAGCACGTGATCACCGAGATCTTCCCGGAACAGACCATCATGAACACGGAGGATCAGGTCGCGGCGGTCGATGACTTCAAGCGCGGCAGCCGCCAGGAGGTGCGCATCCTGGTGGCGGAGGATTCCACCATCATTCGCAACCAGATGGTGAGTATCCTGAAAAACGCGGGCTACGTGCAGGTCAGCACCTTCATCAACGGCGAGGAATGCTACAACGGCCTGCAACTGCTCAAGGCCGAGGCGGCGCATCAGGGTCGCGACCTGCGCGCCTTCGCCGATCTGCTGATCTCCGACATCGAGATGCCGAGCCTCGATGGGCTAACCCTGTGCAAGCGCATCAAATCCGATCCGGTGCTAAAGAACCTCACCGTGATCATGTTTTCTTCCCTGATCAATGACCAACTCGCCCACAAATGCGACGAGGTCGGCGCCGACGGCCACATCAGCAAGCCGCAGATCCATGCCCTGGTGCAGATGATCGACGATTACTGCCTGAAATAG
- the ldhH gene encoding L-lactate dehydrogenase (quinone) large subunit LdhH, translating into MSKQRTQQYKQRIDQALATPRLQEALHKFGDAYLVSRANAFAGLDFEALRREIGAMKDEVRENREELLARFMENARAAGAVVHLAKTAEDANHYIADLAKKRGVKLVAKSKSMASEEIHLNDALAKVGVKAVETDLGEWIIQLAGQRPSHMVMPAIHMFKEEVAQLFGKVTGKDEPAEIAHLVRVAREQLRQTYFDAEMGITGANIAVAETGGLALVTNEGNARLAATLPKIHVALVGIEKLVPTLEDAAKVIRVLPKNATGQFLTSYVTWITGAVPCGETDKELHIVLLDNGRGALAESPHCRDALRCIRCGACANVCPVYQTVGGHVFGHIYIGAIGIILTAFFHGLDKAAEIVRACIGCRACVAICPSHIDLEGIILHLRSVIGQEEGIGAAKSIVFKKVMRNRKLFHSLVRAASLLQKPVSKGERTIRHLPAYFSSFTEWRTLPTIAAKPLRDLLPQIRQELNQPRYRVAFFGGCGNDFIYPEMGLDLVKVLNHLGVEVYYPQEQNCCGIPALYSGDRETAVELAEQNVKALLAENPDYVVTTCPTCTMALRRDFVEHLKDNPAWAQKAETLAAKTLDVSAFIHNVLQGALPPGAGPGEKTVTYHDSCHLRRGAGVWREPRALLEAAGFELKEMAHADRCCGFGGSYSFTSHPPISREITKDKVNDIDASGAAVVAMDCPGCLIMLRGALEKRGLPVRAAHTIELLAERLAGK; encoded by the coding sequence ATGAGCAAGCAGCGCACCCAGCAATACAAGCAGCGCATCGACCAGGCCCTGGCCACGCCCAGGTTGCAGGAGGCCCTGCACAAGTTCGGCGACGCCTATCTGGTCTCGCGGGCCAACGCTTTCGCGGGACTCGATTTCGAGGCTTTGCGCCGCGAAATCGGCGCCATGAAGGATGAGGTGCGGGAGAACCGTGAGGAACTGCTGGCGCGCTTCATGGAGAATGCGCGCGCGGCGGGCGCCGTCGTCCATCTGGCCAAGACGGCCGAGGACGCCAACCATTACATCGCCGATCTGGCGAAAAAGCGTGGTGTGAAGCTGGTCGCCAAGAGCAAGAGCATGGCAAGCGAGGAAATCCATCTCAACGACGCCCTGGCCAAAGTCGGCGTCAAGGCGGTGGAAACCGATCTGGGCGAGTGGATCATCCAGTTGGCCGGGCAACGCCCGAGTCACATGGTGATGCCGGCCATCCACATGTTCAAGGAGGAGGTGGCGCAGCTCTTCGGCAAGGTCACCGGCAAGGACGAACCCGCCGAGATTGCGCACCTGGTGCGCGTGGCGCGCGAGCAACTGCGCCAGACCTATTTCGATGCCGAGATGGGCATCACCGGCGCCAATATCGCCGTGGCCGAAACGGGTGGGCTGGCCCTGGTGACCAACGAGGGCAACGCGCGTCTGGCGGCGACCCTGCCGAAAATTCATGTGGCCCTGGTGGGCATCGAAAAGCTGGTGCCGACCCTGGAGGATGCGGCCAAGGTGATCCGTGTGCTGCCGAAAAACGCCACCGGGCAGTTCCTCACCAGCTACGTCACCTGGATCACCGGCGCGGTGCCCTGCGGCGAGACCGACAAGGAGTTGCACATCGTGCTGCTCGACAACGGCCGCGGCGCCCTCGCCGAATCGCCCCATTGCCGCGACGCCCTGCGCTGCATCCGCTGCGGCGCCTGCGCCAATGTCTGCCCGGTTTACCAGACGGTGGGCGGCCATGTCTTCGGGCACATCTACATCGGCGCCATCGGCATCATCCTCACCGCCTTTTTTCACGGCCTCGACAAGGCCGCCGAGATCGTGCGCGCCTGCATCGGCTGTCGCGCCTGCGTCGCCATCTGCCCGAGCCACATTGATCTCGAGGGCATCATCCTGCATCTGCGTTCGGTGATCGGACAAGAGGAAGGCATCGGCGCGGCCAAATCCATCGTCTTTAAGAAAGTGATGCGCAACCGCAAGCTGTTCCACAGCCTGGTGCGCGCGGCGAGCCTGCTGCAAAAGCCGGTGAGCAAGGGCGAGCGGACCATCCGCCACCTGCCCGCCTATTTTTCCTCCTTCACTGAATGGCGCACCCTGCCGACCATCGCCGCCAAGCCCCTGCGCGATCTCTTGCCGCAAATTCGGCAAGAGTTGAACCAGCCGCGCTACCGGGTGGCGTTCTTCGGCGGCTGCGGCAACGATTTCATCTATCCGGAAATGGGCCTGGATCTGGTCAAGGTGCTCAACCACCTCGGCGTCGAGGTCTATTATCCGCAGGAGCAGAACTGCTGCGGCATACCGGCGCTTTATTCCGGTGATCGCGAAACGGCCGTGGAACTTGCCGAGCAAAACGTCAAGGCCCTGCTTGCCGAAAATCCCGATTACGTGGTAACGACCTGCCCGACCTGCACCATGGCGCTGCGCCGCGATTTCGTCGAGCATCTCAAGGACAATCCGGCCTGGGCGCAAAAAGCGGAAACCCTGGCCGCAAAAACTCTGGATGTCTCGGCCTTCATTCACAACGTGCTGCAGGGCGCCTTGCCGCCGGGCGCCGGGCCCGGCGAGAAAACGGTGACCTATCATGACTCCTGCCACCTGCGCCGCGGCGCCGGAGTCTGGCGCGAACCGCGCGCCTTGCTTGAGGCGGCCGGTTTTGAGCTCAAGGAAATGGCCCATGCCGATCGTTGCTGCGGTTTCGGCGGATCCTATTCCTTCACCAGCCATCCGCCGATTTCCCGCGAGATCACCAAGGACAAGGTCAACGACATTGATGCCAGCGGCGCCGCCGTGGTCGCCATGGATTGCCCGGGTTGCCTGATCATGCTGCGCGGCGCCCTGGAGAAGCGCGGCTTGCCGGTGCGCGCCGCGCACACCATCGAACTGCTCGCCGAGCGCCTTGCCGGCAAATAG
- a CDS encoding lactate utilization protein, whose product MADIALKDAFSQNAQRVGATVFHATSPGEAREYIQRHSRGRIAMAPSTSLHKMGLAADLRRAGCDLVTEDLRAHAPYAAAGLSGANFAIADTGTLVLESTAEATRLATTLPERHFALLDPRKIVADGLAAVPLVRRLQQQNPRSFLAYISGPSRTADIERVLTIGVHGPCELHILLLDGLSDDPLEN is encoded by the coding sequence ATGGCCGACATCGCCTTGAAGGATGCTTTTTCGCAAAACGCGCAACGGGTCGGCGCCACGGTCTTTCATGCGACATCGCCCGGCGAGGCCCGTGAATACATTCAGCGGCACTCGCGGGGCAGGATCGCCATGGCTCCGAGTACGTCGCTGCACAAAATGGGACTTGCCGCCGACCTGCGCCGCGCCGGCTGCGATCTGGTCACGGAGGATCTGCGCGCCCATGCCCCGTATGCCGCCGCCGGACTGTCCGGCGCCAATTTCGCCATCGCCGACACCGGCACCCTGGTGCTGGAGAGCACCGCCGAGGCGACGCGCCTGGCCACCACCCTGCCCGAGCGCCATTTCGCGCTGCTCGACCCGCGCAAGATCGTCGCCGACGGACTGGCCGCCGTTCCGCTGGTGCGCCGCCTGCAGCAGCAGAACCCGCGCAGCTTTCTCGCCTACATCTCCGGCCCCAGCCGCACCGCCGACATCGAGCGGGTGCTGACCATCGGCGTGCACGGCCCCTGCGAGCTGCACATCCTGCTGCTCGACGGCCTTTCGGACGATCCCCTGGAGAATTAA
- a CDS encoding thiolase family protein, translated as MNDVFIVKALRTPFGSLGGALSAVAAPQLAAQVMSALLDSSRLAPSQIGEVIIGQVLQGGCGQAPARQALRAAGIPDAVPAMTINKVCGSGLKAIMLAADSIRLGETSLALAGGMENMSMAPHVLSRARFGYRLGDGTLSDLMILDGLRDPYSGRHMGEITDAWVEKHGLSREHQDEFALRSYRLAQAAVNDGVFAEELAAVVIKGSKGEQRVEQDEEPFKVDFDRLPQLKPVFSKTGTLTAGNASTINDGAALCLVASERGLKDQGLAPLARLMAQATHSTDPALFAEAPVEAIRRVVARAGLKIGDIDLFEINEAFAAVPLVAMRLLNLDPEKVNVNGGAVAIGHPIGASGARLLATLVRELRRRGLRYGVATLCIGGGEAVAVCIEAL; from the coding sequence ATGAACGACGTTTTTATCGTGAAGGCATTGCGTACACCCTTTGGTTCCCTGGGGGGTGCGCTTAGCGCCGTCGCGGCCCCTCAGCTGGCCGCTCAGGTCATGAGCGCCCTGCTTGATTCCAGTCGGCTCGCGCCGTCGCAAATCGGCGAGGTGATCATCGGCCAGGTGCTGCAGGGCGGCTGCGGTCAGGCTCCGGCGCGCCAGGCCCTGCGGGCGGCGGGCATCCCCGATGCGGTCCCGGCCATGACCATCAACAAGGTCTGCGGCAGCGGACTCAAGGCGATCATGCTGGCCGCCGACAGCATTCGCCTGGGTGAAACCTCACTGGCTCTGGCCGGGGGCATGGAAAATATGTCCATGGCGCCCCATGTTCTCTCCCGGGCCCGTTTTGGCTATCGCCTCGGAGACGGCACCCTGAGCGATCTGATGATTCTCGACGGTCTGCGCGACCCCTACAGCGGTCGGCACATGGGTGAGATCACCGATGCCTGGGTCGAAAAGCACGGCCTGAGCCGCGAGCATCAGGATGAGTTCGCCCTGCGCTCCTATCGTCTGGCGCAGGCGGCGGTCAATGACGGTGTCTTTGCCGAGGAACTGGCTGCGGTGGTGATCAAGGGCAGCAAGGGCGAGCAGCGCGTGGAGCAGGATGAGGAGCCCTTTAAGGTTGATTTTGACCGCTTGCCCCAGCTCAAACCGGTGTTCAGCAAAACCGGCACCCTGACCGCAGGCAACGCTTCCACCATCAATGACGGCGCGGCCCTTTGCTTGGTGGCCTCCGAGCGAGGGCTCAAGGATCAGGGGCTGGCACCCCTGGCCCGCCTGATGGCGCAGGCCACCCACAGCACCGATCCGGCGCTCTTTGCCGAAGCGCCGGTGGAGGCCATCCGGCGCGTGGTGGCGCGCGCGGGACTCAAGATCGGCGACATTGATCTGTTTGAAATCAATGAGGCCTTTGCCGCCGTGCCGCTGGTGGCCATGCGCCTGTTGAATCTGGACCCCGAGAAAGTCAACGTCAACGGCGGCGCGGTCGCCATCGGTCATCCCATCGGCGCGAGCGGCGCCCGGCTTCTGGCAACGCTGGTGCGCGAACTCAGGCGGCGCGGCCTGAGATACGGCGTGGCCACCCTGTGCATCGGCGGCGGAGAAGCGGTGGCGGTTTGCATCGAGGCGCTGTAA